The Mustelus asterias chromosome 25, sMusAst1.hap1.1, whole genome shotgun sequence region GAACCTGGGGATGGGTTGAGACGGGCAGGGGAAAATGCATATCAAACACAAGGTTGGCTACTGTGGGATAACCAAATTTAATTGTTTTTGGCAGTTTTCCACAGGCAGGAAGCTATAATGAAGTGCGGCTGATTTCAACCGTAGGCATTTGCTATCCCTGGTTTATCTTTCTGGTGTTAAAGAGGATTTGCATGCCTCAAAATGCCCAAGGGATTACAAGTTCTGGGTATTTTCTTCAGATCATCAGTACAGGTCTGGCCCTTTGTTAAATGCAAGTAAATGGTTGGTATGATTTAAACCATGGCACAATTAAAATCAAGGGAGAAAAAGGGAACTACTCCTAAATTGTGGAACCCATTTGAAATTCACTTTTACAAAAGAGTGCACTATTATAGCACTCTTAATAATTATATAATTTTCACTCAAATTATAGGAATGTCAAGCATATCATTCACATTAGCTACATCCAAGTCATTATTTAAGGGATTACATTATACTTCCAAATCAACATATTGTCTTTCTTAAAATTGTCATTCAACTCCACAAGAATGTTTCATTTCAAAAGTGCATTCCCCAATAAGATGGGCAGTGATACATTCCTCTAATAACACTACGTTTTGGCAAGATGCAACCGTTTAGTTGCTCACAATCAACGATGTTTCATTATATTTATGAGCAGAAATGAGTTCAGTCTATTAGACGATAAAATACTGTATTCATCTAAACTGCAACAACTCTCTTTAAAAACCTATTCAACCAGTGAGAAAATAGAGTTATTACTGTGGAGCAAAAGGTTAGAAGCACCAAAGATGAATGCAACAATCTCCGTCAGCATGTGCATCTGTGATACACCTAACACATTATGTACATCATATAtcacagatgtatcacagcttggtacagctcctgctcgGACCAGGACctaaagaaactacaaagggttgtgaacatagcccagtcattcacgcaaaccaacctcccatccattgactctgtctgcacttcccgctgcctcaaggACTCCACGAACCCCAGACACACTCttcaaaagatacagaagtctgagatcatgtaccaacccactcaagaacaacttcttccctgctgccattggacatttgaatggacctatctcgcattaagttgatctttctccacaccctatgaCTGTGACTATATTCTGCGACTCTCTCCTTTCGCtctctatgtactctacgaataatgttctgtctgtatgatgcgcaagaaacaatacttttcactgtatcccaatacatgtgacaataataaatcatgttTAAACTTTCAGGAGCATATCCCTTGctgaaatgtttcattttggggaTCAGAGGGCGGGGTGTAGGAAATTGATATTTTGTGATGTGTATCCATGTTGAACAACTCGCAGCTCCCAGCAGTTTCACATGAATGATATATGTTTAAAATCCGTGAACATCAAACATTCTAGCGCAGTGCTTCTCAAACTGGGACGATACCCTGCAAAATAATGTGAATGTGCTTGCTGGGAGAAGGCTGACCTCATGAGTGGACACAGGGGTCAGGAAGGTGCAGTGGTCAAGAGTAAGTTAATGGTCAGAGGCCGGCTTTGTGCGAGCTAAACGTGGAATACCGCTGTCACATGTGTAACACAGAACCCCAAAGATAAATTCAGTGAGAAGCAGACACACCCACCTCACTGGCATCTGCAATAAATACCTGTTTTCTTAAGAACATTCTGAAAATATTGTGTGGCACTTTCATACTATTTACTATAATTTAGAGGGGTCTGCAATTACTAACCCATTCAAAAAGATGCCCTGCAAACAAAAAGGTTGCAAACCATTGTTGTAGCTAATAGATGCATAAAGATTTCtgtaagtgggtggcacagtggctagcactgctgccttacagcatcagggatccgggttcaattccagcctcgggtgtgactatctgtgtggagtttgcacattctccccgtgtcagtgtgggtttcctctgggtgctccggtttcttcccagtccaaagatgtgccggttaggtggtggttatgctaaattgcccctttagtgtcccaagatgtgcagattaagaggATTAgcagataaatgcatggggttacgggaaatagggcctaggtaagatgctctgtcagagagtcagtgcagactcgatgggccaaatggcttacttttgcatcacagaatccttacagtgcaggacaattaggggcggcacagtagcacagtggttagcactgctgcttcacagtgccagggacccgggttcgatttccagcttgggtcactgtttgtgtggagtttgcacgttctcaccgtgtctgcatgggtttcctccaggtgctccagtttcctcccacattctgagagacgtgctggttagggtacattgacccgaacaggcgccggagtgtggcgactaggggaatttcacagtaacttcgatgcagtgttaatgtaagccttacattgtgattaataaataaactttaaacacgttTAGTTATACTGCTCCCAATAGAATGTTATGTTTCACAATAGCTGGCTCCCACCCCTTTAACTAACCCTTTTCATAACCTCCAAAATAATTGCTCGAAGAAATCATTTTACACCAGCAGACATTTAATGTTCTGTAGCGAAAATAAAAACCAAAGAAATTGAAAGCCCAGGTGAATTAGATGTTAACATCATAAGAATTGGCTGTACAAGTTCTTTTTTTTTGTAACTTACAAAGATATGGCTGCTTTAACAAAATGCTGATACAGACAAACAATTGCGCAGTTTTTTTTTCAGGATTCAATCACattcatttttaaacatttcaatctgcaaaaaaaaaaattacaatttaGTTCACAAGATCAGACCTGACGACTCGGGTGGTTTTTTGGTGATGTgcagtttttttaaattttcctgGCTTCTTTGTTTTTCTAGGAAGGTCCGACTGGCATTGACAATTTTGCGATAGCTTTTCAGGATTGCAGCATCCCACATCATCACTCATTTACTGGGGACAGCTTGACCAGACTATTTTAGATACATTCATTGCTTGCAATGCAATATCGCCCATTGTATGAACCGGTTAGATTTGAACTATAAAAGATAGCTTCCTTTTAGACCCCAAAATGTAttatttttctaaaaaaaaaaaatctaggCAGACCCATAAAGTTTAAGACACCTTAAAAATATAATATTCAGGTTTCTTGAAAAAAAATTCTTTTACCACTAAATTAGTTGAAAGAGGAACCAAATAAATGGACTGAAATAGACAGGGAACAATACATTTGTGACTATCGGATATTTAGTTATGCCGGAAAGATGCAACAAGGGTTCACATTTTCAATTAAAATGGATGGAATCGTCTTAAGACAACTTTTATTTACTTGACTGACTCATAATTTGCATGTGAAAAACTACAATGCTATTGAGACAGATTTTAGAAACTTAGATAATGTACTGGGTGAGATGATAATCAGTTTGCACTGTTGGCAGATGCTTCTCTTTAAGTCACCAGAAACACTTATTTACTCTGTTAAGGTAAAATGGTTGTAAGCAAAATCTACACCTATTTTTAAAATGAAGCTACATCTAAACTTTTAGATCATTTGGCTACATGTATGTACAGCACCCTACATTTTACAAGGTTGAGATAGTTAAGCTGATAGTATATTTACAGGAGTCTTTGATCTTGttctctgttttaaaaaaaaactccactgtgaaacattttagatAAAGGAATCCACAGGAAGGACAGAGAGGACAATAGAGATAAAGAAAACGatctgcagattttttttttttgctaatGTTCAAAAGATGAACGATCTGCTTGTTATATAAACGTACTTGTGCATTACAAGTTTGCATCTGGTTTGCCCTTTTTGTACACAAGAGTTAGATGCTGCAACTGAGGATTCTTAAATGAAAAGGTCAAAAGAGTTTGTCCTCGTCTGACTTTTGAGGCAAGACAACTTTTGTAGCGCTGTCAGATTTTCACAACTTTATTTGATATTGCCATCACAAAAAAAGAGatgatttgaaaaaaaatactAGACATCGTTCTACGTTTACAGTTCCTAATTTTGAAAAGATCAAAGCAACTCCCATAAAATGCCAAGCCAAATTTAAATGATTTGATTCTATAAGTGGTCTGTAGGACGCACAATGGGACAGTCTCTTGAAAAAACATACAAGTCTTGTGTCTAAACCTTGTGAACCAAGCTGTCAGTGAAGTCATTTTCTATCCCTACTTATATAAAAAAATATCCCCTTGCATTGTTCAGTCATCGCCAGAATTaacttcttcttcctcttcctcctcctcctcctcctcttcctcctcatctTCTGGCTCTTCCTCATTTGTTTCTGGTGGAGGACTCTTCTCCTTCTTTGACTCTTTTGCAGGGCTTTCAGGTGGTTGCCCCTTCGAAGGCGGTGATGCCTTTGTGGTAGCAACCCGCCCCTTTCCTTTGCCTTTTACTGGACTGGGAGTTGCAGGGGTAACTTGGAAGGAAAAGCAGACAAAAACAGATAATTATATTACAATCTACTTGAGAATTTCACCATGACAAATCAGCAAAACCAGTCAAATTCagattccgacctcaggtcaaaAAACACGGAATATTTAAGTACAACTGCAAAAGGATTACACCACTTAAACACTGCCTAACAATGGCACTGGAAATAAATTgcgcttttaaaaagaaaactttcaGAAAGCTTGAGACATTCCATTCGATATAGTAAGCAGCATACTGGACACTGGAGTTCATAAATACAACACCCAAGCATTAGATATCAAAGCCCCCACATTTAACTGAATAAGCAGTCAAATAAAGGAAACACTTGGGAGAATAAAAACGGAGGTTAAATTGTTGATAAACTTCACGTCGCTTTAGACATCAACGTATACAAAATAGGATAACAGTCCCTAATTTGTGTTTCAACTGAGGTTtatacttttaacatttaactaTATTCATCAAGGAAGCATAAACAGAATTGCAGTAAATGATTTATTAGAAAACCATCCCCATTTATTAAAGCACCGATATGAGAAAACATTAAAATATAGAATGAAGTTCAATGATATAATGCCAGTTTAGAGCATGGAAATATAAAGGCATTGGATTGATCATtcgtcagccagagggtggtggacctaaggaactcattgccacagagggctgtggaggccaggtcattgagtgtctttaggacaAAGATAGATCacttcttgatcaataaagggatcaatggttacatagaacattacagcgcagtacaggcccttcggccctcgatgttgcgctgaccagtggaaccaatctaaagcccctctaatctacactattccaatatcatccatatgtttatccaataaccatttgaatgctcttaatgttgacgagtccactaccgctgcaggcagggcattccacgcccttattactctgagtaaagaaccgacctctaacatctgtcctatatctctcacccctcaatttaaagcgatgtcctctcgtgctagccatcaccatccgaggaaaaaggctctcactatccaccctatctaatcctctgatcatcctgtatgcctctattaagtcacctcttaaccttcttctctctaacgaaaacaacctcaagcccctcagcctttcctcatacgattttcccaccataccagacaacaccctggtaaatctcctctgcaccctttccaacacttccacatctttcctataatacggcgaccagaactgtacgcaatactccaaatgcggccgcaccagagctttgtacagttacagcatgacctcctggctcagaaactcaatccctctaccaataaaagctaacacaccgtatgctttcttaacaaccctatctacctgggtgccaactttcagggatctatgcacatggacacccagatccctctgttcatccacactaccaagtatcataccattagcccagtactttgtattcctgttactccttccaaagtgaatcacctcacacttttcagcattaaactccatttgccacctctcagcccagctctgcagcttatctatgtccctctgtaacctgccacttccctccgcacagtctacaactccaccgactttagtgtcatccgcaaatttactaatccatccttccacgccctcatccaggtcattaataaaaatgacaaacagcagtggccccaaaacagatccttgcggtacaccactagtaactgaactccaggatgaatatttcccatcaaccaccaccctctgttttcttacagctagccaattcctgatccaaaccactaaatcaccctcaatcccatgtgtccgtattttctgcaaaagcttaccatggggaaccttatcaaacgctttgctgaaatccatatacaccacatcaatcgctttaccctcatccacctctttggttacggggagaaggcaggagaatctggatgagaatcatatcagccacgattgaatggcagagcaaacttgatgggccgaatggcctaattctgctcctatatcttatggtcattGAAGAGTCTCCGGTCACGACGATACAGAACTGTAACACTCAGAACAAAATGGCGCTTCCTTTCTGGGAGGAAGCACGCAGCAGACTTCCCAAGACATTAAGCTCAAACCTTTAGTATAAATTTTATAGACAGTCCAGTTCTAACCCCAATCCAAACAATGGGCACACAAGCCCAAAGCTTCAACGGCTGCCTGAAAACTACAAGTCAGCTGTGTGATGTTCATTTAGCATAAAGATAATTTTTTCCCTGCTGTGCTAACACTGACGCGCCTCCAGACTAAGGCCACGTAAAAACAGGAATGAAAAAAGACCACACAGTTTTGAGATAAGCGCGGACTGTAGTTTTCCAATCATTTAGATTGAcagttgccaattattttgaaatgaGAAAGCAAAAGCCAACAGTACGCAATGATTTTTTTCATACAAACGCAGCATAATTAAAAGCGTTGCTAAAGTTTTATGCTTACTAATTTAAAATTGTAAAAATATGCACAGCTGAATAATATGTTGATAGGAGCCAATAATTAGTTCAAAAGAACTTTGCTTAAATTTTGCACAAGCTCATTAAAAGTATTCAAAAATCAAAGTGATAATTGAATATCCTGAATACTGGGGTGTTACGTTAATTCTTGCCCACGCAACAGCACAGTTACATATTACTGTGTGCAACTATTTTTCCAAGGGCTTAAATTCTGGAGGAACAGAGCCATATTTTAGTATCACCCCTGGAGTAGATTGACATATTACTGCAAATCCATCTAAATTTCAATTCAGCAGaattgaggaaactgaaaggaaaAATAATTATTTGTTAAAACCCCAAGCTGACATGAATTAATATATTTCACAAGAACTTAAAATCATTAAACACGCTTGAACATACAACCGAGGGATAATCTCAGAATTAATTCTCCTTTCCCAAATTTAGTTTTTGTAGCTTTAACTACCCCTTCTGAAACAAAAAGGATGTTTGTCCAGATGTTCTAAAGCTCGACGGCAGTGCAAACTGAAAAGAAGaaatagaatcaggagtaggTGCACCCCCCGAGTCTGCTTTGCCACTCAGCAAGAACGTAGCTGATTTTCTATCTCAACTCTACTAGCTAGCTTAACCCAATAATCCTTTGATTTCCCAAGTGCCCAAAACTACAGAAATGCAAAAGTAATAGCAAACGGAAGCAAAACCAGCAAATTACTTTTCCAACAAGGAGCAAACTGGCAAACAGTAGTTTTGAACCATGGGAGTTCTTCAATAGTAACCAGTCAGAATGAGCACCAATGCCCCAACACATCTGAATTAACTTCCAAACAAATCTTCTGTTACAACCTTTCTTTTTCAGCTGATCGATGCCAGTCAGTGCTATTTACCTTTAAGTCCGCCTCTAAACACACCATCTCATGCATGTAGACTTGTCTGCTTCTGATCAGTTTTCCCCATAGAACCCAGACACAGTGGAACTTCTTGCCCCAATCAGGTGATTCCTTCTTTCTCCAGCCATCATTATTTTAAAAGCTAAACTTGGGATCATCAAGTACTTCATTTACCTCTTTTACACTGATGATGGTGAACAACACCATGGTCTTTTGCTTCGAAGCTTGTTTTTACGCAAAAAAAGACTTGAGATAATCTCCTGCACGGTAGCTTACCCATTAACAGTAGCACGCAGTTTACCTGTAGCGCTAAGCCTGGGTTTGGGCGTCTTCTTTTCTTTTTTCTCAGGTACTGTTTTAGTCTTCCTTCCCTTTTTGCTTTTCTTCAAAGAGCTCTCATagtcactgtcatcatcatcttcCACATAAAAGTCTGCGTCACTTCCAGAATCCCCTTCTATAACAATATTGAAGAGTGGTGAAATTCAGCCATACAAGCATCATTTTGGTCCCACTAAAACACCATTCAGGatttaaataaaacatttaagTTTAGGATTCTGAAATATTTTGTCTTCTGTCATAAAACACCGCCACGATATCTATGCTGATACTTTTTAAGCACGCACATGCACAGAGGCAAAGTGATGGAGCAGTTATACCGCTGGACTGGAAATCCACAAACTGTGAATTCAGGGGTCACCATGACAAGCTGCGAGACTGAATCCCAGTGAAATTCTGATCACCAGAAAAACTCAGGAAAGGAAGCTGCCATAGCTACCTGCTCTGCTGTCAAGGCAAGGAGCAACAGCAGCAAATGACAGCATCACCCACATGACAAGAACAAATGAAGAAGGTGCCTCGGTTGAGAAGCCTCTACTGGTCAAAACTATTAACAAAATCTGGACACAAAATCCAGCTGAAAGCTTCCTACCATTTGCCAATAAACCTGTGAAACTGGTGTCCACAGCATCCGAAATCGAACCGGACCTTTGGATAGCTTCCAACATTAGAGACATAACAGGACATTCTGGAACCCCTTTTATACCCTCTTAAGAAactttagggggggggggggggtattaatTCATCCAAATAAATCTCTTTAatcttaaaccaaaagagaaaatgctggaaaatctcagcaggtctggcagcatctgtaaggagagaaaagagctgacgtttcgagtccagacgaccctttgtcctGTTTTGGAACCTGGATCAGATTCCAAAGCAGGACATTTGCTTCCAACCAGAAGCACTACTTTCAAACAGGAATCTCGCTTGCCACTCAAGAGTATGGTAATTTATGCAGAAATGTAGCGAAAAGTCAATGTTTGGAAGCACTTATGGAAAGTAATGTCGGTCATTTTCTCATTATTGGGAGACTTCCTGAAATCATGTAGTCAAATCTATTTAGCAAATGTATATGATTCTCAAATATGAACCAACCATATTCATAGAGAAAAAAATTCCACATGTATTTTAGCCACCTCCAACTACACCATCAAGACCACTTCAATTTACAATAAATGAAGCTGTTAGAACGGCAGATACAAGGAGGCCCCAAATGTTCCCTTCAGTATTGGCAACAAATGTGCTGCCTCTTTACAATTTAATGATGAGTGGCCCTCCTGTCTTTTAACCATATACTGGCACAGAAATAAATGCATACTCAAAACTAACTTGCGTTTACTTTTCATGACTTCTAGAAGTTTAAAAACACAAATTTTAAAGTCACTTTACCATGACAGACAAGATATAATAAACACACAGTTTGATGAACATCGAGACTGAAAAACGATACCAAAGTACTCAGAAAAGCGCCTAAAATTACTGAGCACTTAGACAACTGTTAAGTCAAGCCCTAAATAAGCACATATTAGTACTTCCAATCGAATCAGCAACAGTACTTATCTCACCAGCAGAAAGCTGCTTTAATCGGCTCAGACACCGACTCCAATAGGTCTAGCATGCAGTTATCCCCTGGCTGGCTTGTGATAACTTGTGCAGTTATTGGGGAACATGTAGCAAGCAGAAAAGAGAGTGCAGTATTTTTATTCTCCAGGCACTGTGTAAACTACTCCGCGGGTAGAACTGGCACCATAATATGGGAACTCTGGCAGGATCTCAGAACTATTTATTGACATTACTTTACAACATAACTAAACAGCATTACTTACAACCAGAATGATTTTCCTGAGCATTTCCAATGCGGAATATAGGATTACATACGAATAAAACCACAAGAATTAATTGAGTAAAATGCCTCCACTTTAATTACAACAAGCCTGTTACACGAACTGTTCAGGATTTTGGTTCCACCTCAAAAAATGTCCAATTACTGCACCTTTGCACTTCACTTCATTAGATTTACCATCTttattaaattgaattaatgaatttAATTCAATTCATTAAATGCAACTTGCCATTGACGAAACATTAACCATGGATCGAAATTAAAACCAAATATGATAGCGAGATCTAATCATTTCAATGATGACATTAATAGTACAACACAAAGCAAGCCACAAGGTTAGGTAATTTAATGGAACTTATTGTTTTCCCCACTGTTCCAAGTTGTCTTAGAATcttcgaaaccctacagtgcagaaagaggccattcggcccatcgggtctgcaccgacctcaatcccacccaggccctacccccatatccccacatatttacccactaatccctctaacctacgcatcccaggacactaagggcaattttagattggcaaatcaacctaacccgcacatctttggactgtgggaggaaaccggagcacccggaggaaatcacgcagacacgaggagaatgtgcaaactccacacagacagtgacccaagccgggaatcgaacccaggtccctggagctgtgaagcagcagtgctaaccactgtgccaccgttccttcTATTGCATGCAATAATCCCACAGGAGTACTCCCTTCGTCAAATGTCCTCATACGTGATACACATTTTTCAACCTATAGATGGACCCAAGGCTAAGCTCATTGCCACTCACATGGCTAATCTTTCCTCCAAGCACCTGACTGCTGCCATGGTCAGTTAACTCAATGGAGACCGTGGAGTTCCTGGTCTGAAACACATCACGATTCCTCAGATATTCTTCAGTTGAATGTCCTTTTATCCATACATCTAAAAaccaaacatttttttttgaatGGTCCCCAAGGTGAGCTGACACAAAGCTTGCCAATAAGACCCAGCCAGGAAGTTAAGATGTTTGGCTACACTGTTTACAGTCACCAGACTCTTGCCGTACCTTGCGATTTTTGTGGTTATTTAGTGCTGTTATTCAACTGTGAACGTGTCAGAAAATCATTAGGTACACCCTTCGGGGTAACAGTGAGAAGGAAAAAAAAGCATAATTCATAACCAATTGCTGAGAAAGTGGAGTTGCTGCAGAAATTGACTGTGCTGCATCTGTGAGACAACTAAGTGAGAGGTACGGGGTGGTTAAGAAAGCAATGCAATATTGTATTATAGGTGTATTAAGTGTGAACAGGTGAGAAGTAGGGCGAgagaaagttggcaaatggagaggCAATCTATTATGTATAGACTATAGCTAGCTTTGGCGTAGGCTACTGTAAGTATGCGTGGGCTAACTGTATATATGATAGCTATATCACACCCAAAAAACAGAGATCTGAATACCAAAAAACAATCGGCCCCAAGAGTTTTGGATAAAGGATACTGGATTAGAGGACAATACGACAATCTTTCCATTCAACTAGAGGGTCTAATTATAATTTTACCATGCATAGAAATACTGTTGAAGTTGCTGGCACAAATCCAATTACTCACTTTCCTGAACAGCCTCTTCATCATCTTCATGCTCTTCTTCACTTCCTCCATCATCCAGCAGAATCTCTCTCTGTTTGCTTGCAGCTTTAGACGCAGCTTGCCTTTTCTGACGACCATCTTTGTGGCCTTTTTCATCTTCACTCTCATCATCCCCTGCTAAATGATGCAAATGGACACTGGATTTAATTTTAATATCACTTAAATCCATAGTGCTTGTACATGCAGACATTATGGACACTTGCGATGTTTAGTGTGTTTACATCTCCTGAAATCCTGACGGTAATTTCACTCAAATGCTGAAGGGATGGCTGGGAAAAcaatttcacaaatttaactaaGAGTGCTACTATGCCATACTTATGTGACCCAACTTCAGAGTAAAAGGACATTTCCTCTCCAGCCAGTTATGTTCTACATGACTTGATGTTCACACGGTTGACAACCTTCACtcagaaaggcaaatggtatacacAATGTGATGATTTGCATAGGATATGAGGTAgcaacagaccattcggcccaaccagccATGCTGGCATTTATGCTTTAGCTTATTAGGGCCATAATGCAAGTTTTCCAGAGGTCAACTGTAGCAAACCCATCACCAGAG contains the following coding sequences:
- the nucks1a gene encoding nuclear ubiquitous casein and cyclin-dependent kinase substrate 1a, producing MSRPVRNRKVIDYSQFEDSDDEAYGRDSPPPAKRARASPREGKNKRKSAKNARDESEESDDKLYEKDLKAAIALSKKEASHSPDEDMGSEDDLDHGDSDYEASKKKGKKGKKTKAEKKEKRTPKKPRKAAEAGDDESEDEKGHKDGRQKRQAASKAASKQREILLDDGGSEEEHEDDEEAVQEKGDSGSDADFYVEDDDDSDYESSLKKSKKGRKTKTVPEKKEKKTPKPRLSATVTPATPSPVKGKGKGRVATTKASPPSKGQPPESPAKESKKEKSPPPETNEEEPEDEEEEEEEEEEEEEEVNSGDD